Proteins from one Pyrococcus kukulkanii genomic window:
- a CDS encoding radical SAM protein translates to MRETPYYSYVVGELPEGCKYCVRGEKLVLFVTGICPRKCFYCPLSPWRRRDVVYANERPVKSIEDIIEEAKIQEARGAGVTGGDPLARLSRTVEYVRILKEEFGEKFHIHLYTTGILADEKALQKLYDAGLDEIRFHPDLFEPNSKFLQREIENMKKAFDFSWDVGGEVPAVPEFGDRIKWFASLLDNLGGKFLNINELEFSETNLRNLLTRGYKPISDESSAIKGSLELGLEILEWGEKNTSLNYHLCTAKLKDAVQLRNRLRRMAKNVAKPYMEITEDGTLRFGIAEYEDLGELYELLVEEAGVPEEWLYINWEKRRIEMPVEVAEELADAIEGDVRFYIVEEYPTWDRVEVERIPLN, encoded by the coding sequence ATGAGGGAAACCCCATACTACTCCTACGTTGTCGGGGAACTTCCAGAAGGGTGTAAGTACTGCGTTAGGGGGGAAAAACTTGTCCTTTTCGTCACCGGCATCTGTCCCAGAAAATGCTTCTATTGCCCTCTGAGCCCCTGGAGGAGGAGAGATGTAGTTTACGCCAACGAAAGGCCGGTTAAGTCCATAGAAGATATAATAGAGGAGGCAAAGATTCAAGAGGCGAGAGGAGCCGGAGTTACAGGGGGAGATCCCTTAGCGAGGCTTTCGAGGACTGTTGAGTACGTTAGAATCCTGAAGGAGGAGTTCGGGGAAAAGTTCCACATCCACCTCTACACTACAGGAATACTAGCCGATGAAAAAGCCCTACAGAAACTTTACGATGCGGGATTGGATGAGATAAGGTTTCATCCCGACTTATTTGAGCCGAACTCAAAGTTCTTGCAGAGGGAAATCGAGAATATGAAGAAGGCCTTCGATTTCTCATGGGACGTCGGAGGGGAAGTTCCTGCCGTCCCAGAGTTTGGGGACAGGATAAAGTGGTTCGCAAGCCTCTTGGACAACTTGGGAGGAAAGTTCCTAAACATAAACGAGCTCGAGTTCAGTGAGACCAATCTAAGGAACCTGCTCACGAGAGGATACAAGCCAATAAGCGATGAGAGCTCGGCTATAAAAGGCTCCCTTGAATTGGGCCTTGAGATCCTGGAGTGGGGCGAGAAGAACACGTCATTGAACTACCACCTCTGCACTGCAAAGCTGAAAGATGCAGTCCAGCTCAGGAACAGGCTAAGGAGGATGGCCAAAAATGTTGCAAAGCCTTACATGGAGATAACTGAGGATGGAACGCTGAGATTTGGAATAGCGGAGTACGAGGATCTTGGGGAGCTGTACGAATTGCTCGTTGAAGAAGCGGGAGTCCCTGAGGAGTGGCTCTACATCAACTGGGAGAAGAGAAGGATAGAGATGCCCGTTGAAGTTGCGGAGGAGCTCGCGGATGCCATCGAGGGGGATGTAAGGTTCTACATAGTGGAGGAGTATCCAACTTGGGACAGAGTTGAAGTTGAGAGGATTCCCCTCAATTAA